A window of Chaetodon trifascialis isolate fChaTrf1 chromosome 3, fChaTrf1.hap1, whole genome shotgun sequence genomic DNA:
taaaatgtctaACTATTCCTTTACTCCTTAATTGATGCGAGTCCAACCAGCACTCTCACTTTTTGAGGCAAATACTGAAATTTGATGAAGATATAGATGAAGATATATCGAGCAATATCAGAGACTCCGTATGTTCTGAGCTGGacgttttcattaaaaaatatacatatatatacacacacaggtatatgatgaaaaatgaactgGTCAGCACTCTTATGTCATAGCAGCATGGTTTCTAAATGACGTCAGTTATGCTCTTCTTTGTAACTTATCAATGCCAAAATATCTGCTGTCAGCTCGGGCCTGATGTCAGCATGGATTGTATTATTAGTCTGAGCAGCTATGTAACGTGTTTGCAAGTGCAGAGGAACAGAAAACCAACCTTAAAGGATAAACTGACATTTTCTCGGCTGAAGGCTGTCTTCTCTTTGCCGTCAGATGCTTCAGTCGCTGCTGCTGCCCGGTCACGTCAGGCTGAGAGCTCAGATGGACGAGGTGCTGGACATGGAGCTGATTCAGCAGGAGGTCGATCACGGAGCTCTGGATCTCCACAGGCTGGCAGGATACGTCACCAGCACCATGGCATCTTTATGTGCACCTGTGCGTGACCCAGAGGTCAGAGCACTGAGGGACCTCAAGGACCCCGTGGAGCTCCTGAGGTGAGGGGCAGGTTAACACCACCTTTACAGACTGACGCTgttgtattttgtcatttagtcTACGTCATTAGCATGTTTTTTATTGTGCAGTTGAGCGTCCACAGCTCCTGTTACTTCCACTGAAAGCTAAACACCTGGCTCCTGCAAAAACTCTAAATTAGTGCATATAATTAAAaaacttatttgttttcttttggctTACAGATTTTATTAAAGTAAATCAATAATTTTGTACATTGTTTTGTCAGTCTCTTCTCTCACTCCCGGCGCTTTTCTTCGTCTTCCGTTACAAATTAAGTCTGCTCGCTTGCCTTTGTAATGTTCAGGTACAGCATACCTAATTCCTCTGCCGTTTCCTCAGGGAAATGTTCCGCGTCTTGAGCCTGATGAAGACCGACATGGTTAACTTCACCATCCAGAGCCTGAGGCCTCACCTCCTGCAGCAGGCCGTGCAGTACGAGAGGGCCAAATTCCAGCAGATCTTGGACAAGCAGCCAGGTGAGGACGGCAGTTTCAGTCCCTCAGCTGACTGCGACGCCGTGAGTGACGGATGACGAAGGTGACTTTGAGGCTGTGAAATTTACGCTCATCGCATATTTCACTTTTCAATTAAACAGACGTTGACCTTTGTCGCGCTAAAGCGCCATCCTGCCATTTTTCAGCCTCTCGTAGCGGGACGGCCAATCGGTGAACTCGATTCTGTCTAACTGCAGCTGGCTAATCAGACCTACTGGCAGAGCGACAGGTCCTCGGTGCTGACATTGACACGTTAGCTGTGGTACTAAATAtcgttgtttttttgtttttttttctttttctaaaagATGAATGTACTTTGATATGCATTTTGATAGCAAATTAATTCATGCGGTTAGTAAATCTGATGGTAATCTATGAATTCTCTCTTCATACCAGCCACATTTGACTAACTGTAGGTGTAATTATCTCACATTGGTACAGACACGTTAATTGATGCAATTAGAGTGAAGCAAATGTGCTGCAAACACGAACTAACTCATTTAGAGACTGACACCCGCTGTTCACTACTTCCTGTTGCAGAAATCATGAATACATGTCTGAAAACACCTTGTGATTCCTCTGGTAATTCAGCGGAGTCGCAGTGGATGCAAATCATGTGTAACTGCTGAGGTGTTTATTTATACATGTGTCgtgtattttcctgttttttttttccagcttctcTGGACAACACCACCACGTGGCTTCAGGCAGCGGCGTCAGAAGAGGCGTCGGCCGTCAGAGCTCAGTCCGGCCCTGACAGCCGGGGTCCCGTCAGCGCCACTGCCGTCCTCAACCGGGCCTACATGCGTCTGCTACACTGGGACCCGCAAGACCAGAAATATCCCGaggtcagcagcagcctgcaaaAAATGACATCACAAGCACTCCGGCTTTCATTTGAgtgatattttattgattatCAGGGAAAATCTTCAGCCTCCCTACACACTCCTCCTCACCCCGCTGCATGTTGAAGCATCTGACAACACATTAGAGCTCATGTAGAACAGTGTCTTTGTCTGACGTCGCCACGCACACCTGTCAGATGAGCTCAAGTAAGCCTTCATCAGCACTACCCGCCGTGTGCTCATTTGAAGCAGCTTTAAATTCGGCATTAtttaacactatttattatagAAATAAATGGTCAGCCTGCAGTGCTGTTTACATAGAACCGAACCGTCAGTGTTCAGGTGGTTTAGTCAAGCTTTCATTTGTATTCTCACCACCTgtaacatttcaaacatttattcatTAGGCTACTTTAAAGTATCtatttaatctgtttttctgttactTCTATCTCTTTCAGCTGTTTATCCATTAACTCTGCTCGCTTGGTAACGAGTTTTCATGCATTCTCAGTGCATCCTGCAGTGTTCGGGGTTACAGCTGACTCAatatatggattttttttttttaatcaaaacataatttccatttttttttgccaatagTTGAGTTATTCTACAATCTTTCCACGTACCAAGAGCCTCTGAATCACTGTTGCAGAGGATCCAGTGCAGCTTTTTACATCCCAGGATGTTCCCCCTTTCTTTGGGAAGGCTCGTATTTATGCTGTGATTAAGTGTATGACACATGACCCTGACCTGACCTCCCACGCACAGACTGCGCTGATGGACCGAGCCCGCCTGGACGCCCTGGGCCAGCGGCTCCAGATGTTGGTCCTGGAGGCGTCGGTGCTGCTCCTGACCAATGCTCGGTGTGGGGGCGCCGTTCTCCCTCTGCAGGGGTTTGTAGGTAAACTCAGGCAGTCCGTCGCTGCCATGCTGGAGGGCAGTCACACCAGGTAAGAGGAGGATTTGGTGATGCTTGTACTGGCTGTCATGGGGAACAGGTATTGTATAAGAAGGAAGCCAATGGAGGTGACAGGAGGCAACGAGCTTGTCAGAACGGATCCAGCTAACCTCATTCTTTCTGTTTAAGAGAAGCCCCGTCATGATTAGTAGATAAATGTGGAACAGCAGCTTGTGGTATTTAAAGGCTGCTCACTCTGTGGTCCACGCTGCAATAAAATGCAGCACAGGCCATTTCTCACTTAATTACctttattaaaatgtcattttatttaatcCAAACCTCTTTTGAGACCTAGATGTTATTAAAGACCTTTATTTATTGACTGCCACGAGTCCCTTTGCTCGACAGTCCTTAAAAATGGATAAATTCACCGGCCTGTGACCGAGCACGCGTCTAATGAAGCCTGCGGGTAGTTTGTCTAACgctggtttctgctgctgcagggaggcTGACCTGAAGGGAGCGCTGCTGGGGCTCGGGGAGACAGTACTGCAGCAGGTGACCAACGCTCTAAGCGGCCAGGGAGGAGCAGCGCTGCCTCCAGAGAGCCTGGATCTGCTGAAAGGACAAATATCGGAGCTGTGGAAGCAGAACAACCCCGTCCGCACACTCATAGGTCAGACTGAGCACAAGATAAATGATCAACTGAAGCACAAATGGGGAGAAATGTTATGAATCCCAGTATTAGATTTAAGGTGCCAAGTTTATAATGCTGAATATTGATGGTTGTATatgtttttacttcatttacAGTGTGATTTTGGCTAATTAAACAAACCCTTCAAAGCTACATTTAGCTAAAAATAATGATAGAGATGGCAGTAAAGAAGTTGTACAGTTTAGTCTGTGAAAAGCTGACAGTTTGGTGGATGCAATGAAACACGCAACACTAATTAATCCACccattattttcttaattaatgAATcgttttgtctgtaaaatggTGCCATGGTGAGATCCTGAAGTGATCCTTGTCTCccaccaacagtccaaaaccggAAATAGCCGCTTTTTATCAAATACgacaaagaaaaagctgcaaatcTTACATTTGAGGAGCGAGAGCCACATTACTCACGTCATTAATTGTCAAAATAGTCACAGAATAATATTTTATGAAtcaactgtttcagctctgaagCACATCTGGGGAAACATCTATACGTTCATATTTCACTTAGTGCTGGATACAATTTAACAGCTGACCGAATCAGATAACCTCAGGCTGGTTTGTTACGTTCTCACTTCGTTTAGGTTGGCAAAATCCCCTAAAGGCTTTTTCAAAATACATTCAGATGAAGATGTGATTGTATATTTTAATCTACGGAGAGCTGACATCTTGGGGATGCACCATTTTCAGCCAACAGGCAAAACATGCATAATAACGTCATTTAGTTTGGCTCCTCCGTCCACATGCATGTGTTTCagcctgcatgtgtgctgcagcagagctgacttctttccctctctctccctccaccccctcacGCCTCTCTCGATCAAACGCAGGAGAAAGGGTACAGGGCTTCCTCCAGGCCATGCTGCAGGGCGGCCCCGCTAAAAGGAGTCCAGAGCTGCCCGCCCCCCTCGGGCTGGTGAGTGCCGAGCTCGTTGAGCTGGGGACGGCCTTTGGGCGAATCGTTCACTTCAACCGCACCGTCTTTGGTCCCTTCTATGCACCCATCCTCAGGAAACTGCTGTTCCCACCCGGAGAGGCCGACGCCGCGGAGGACTCACGCTAGGTTGAGGGCGACCCAGACAACCTCCGGTGGCCTTAACACACGCTGCCATTTGGCACTGAATGTGCAGCTATAGAGTGTACATAGAGTGAGTGAGGATGctcaaaggaaagaaaatctatattattattctattttttcagttttcagtttcagtttcagttcaacAAAAAAGTCTATATCAAATCATGAGGCAGGTGATGAATTACTGTTACATTAGTGCATCTTAAGCACACGTTTGAGTGcacacagcattaaaaaaaaacagaacaaaacagactgCGCAAAACAGAATGAGTAATAGGTTTCACCTGGACAAGAGGAACAAACGCTTCGTCGTGTTTTAATGAGAAAACTCAGTGTGAGTCATAACGAGAGACTGATTGGGATTCTGAAACGTTTCTGAAGAGACGAGTCGCCTGGAAAGCACATTTGTTGGCTTTCAGTTTACTTCATCTCCAGATAAACACCCTGAGGAAAAACAAGCGCAGAAGACGACGCTCGTCGCTTGTAAATATTATATCAGTTTTAAAATGTAGCAGCTTTCTCTTCTTATCTTTATGTTGACAGATGTTTATACCAAAGACAGTGTGCACTTTTTAGAGTTAACCCCCCCCACCTATGATTAGAAACCAAAAATATAAGGGGTCGACCGATTATTAGTAATTAAGGAGACTGATATTTAGAACTGACACATTTGCAGTAAATTAAAATCACGGCGTCAAAATGTAGAAATACACAAACTGCTGTCAGAAGACTTCAGCTGGTTTAAACTATGTCAAAGTTACATTAGCATGTGATAGCATGATAGCCTGTCATTCTAAACTGGGCTACTAATGGGCTAAGTCACCATTCAGTCCCTCTAAAAGAAACCGTGTCGCAGGCAGCTTCAGTAACATTACGGGTAACTGTTAGCATTCAAGCTAGACCCACAAGATTCAACGTTAGCTTACGTTATTATGACAGAAAGCCAACTCATACAGGCGAGTAATGTTTCATTAGCGATACGGTAGCTAAGATCATGTTACAGTGGCACGAATCAAAGATGCAACATTAGCTATCACCACATAAATGAACTACCTCGTTAGTTAACTGTATATAACGTGCGTTATTCAGGCATCCATCACAGGATTGTGGTGTTTCCGCAGCTTAAGTTTAGAGGATTTTGATGTTTAGGACTTCAGAAATATCCGatgccttaaaaaaaaagctgcagctacAGAAGCATTCAGTGTTGATAGGCTGTTACTCATGACGTGTAACCAATCAGATAGCACTGTGGGCCGGACACTGAGTGAGTCCTCAGAGAAGTGacgacagacagagagacggctgcatcaacatgATATCAGCCATCATCAATTCCAATAATGAGAAAAATGCCCAATATCGGGCCGATAATCAGTCGACCccttaaaaaacacactcagtgtttcccctgcagctgttggtgttaGTGGGGGGTGGTGTATGAAACAGGCGCTTATTTGtaaataaaaaccaaagtgATTGATTAATTTCATAGTTTATGACTTTATTACAACCAGTAGGGTTCAGGTGATTTGGGCTGTATTACATGTGATATTACTGAGTTTAATCTGTTGAATTTGTGGGAGAAATagtttttaatttattgttaAAGTACACCCTTCACATGCCAAATTTCGATGCGGTCGGGATACCTGTGCTGTAGCGAGCTGTAATGCAGGCACCATGCAAGATTTAATGTGTTCCTGCAGGTCCAGGGAGCTACTGGTTTCCAGTCATTTCCAGTATGAAAACAATTTATCAGACTCTTGCTGATGTTGTATAATCCATCACGGCGAACATGAAGTTTCTATTAACTTGCGCCAGTGCTGCATTATCACTGTGTGGTAATGCACAAGGAGCAGTCTGCTGTATCACATCATCAGATGAAGAGTGAAACTTTGCAGACGACATGTTCACCGATTATGCAACAAAGTTTTTTAAGTTACGCTTCTCATGCAAGAGTCAGATAGCATATTTTCATATCACAGGGGAATAAATGCACACCAGTGGATGCCTGGAGTAACGGccaaagcacatgaacagttcTGAAACGTTGTGGTATAATTTGCTGAATGATTAGCATAAAAGACGTGCATTTATGAGAAAGGCTAAAACATGCAGAACCAAAGGTACGAACTTTCAACGTcggacaaacagagagaaaactcACACGAGTCACAAAGACGATAAACTCCTGGCCATCTTTTGAAAAGAGGAGTTtttgcatcacttcctgctgtttttaaGGCATTTCCAGAATCAACAAAGATCTTCAACCACAAAAGTCAAATAGCCTAGTCCACATGTACGTGGGTAGGTAAACACTGAGTCCATCCACATGACAATGCAAAAACTAAAGCGCTGTCAAGAGCACGTGAGTCCAACCAGTGTTAATATAAGCCTAGccatgctggccaatcagaagcctgaaaaaagcTATCACCAGAAGAAGAACCAGCAATGTTGGCGGCGGGGTCTGTGTTGtggggtcttttttttttttttttttttagcaaagtTAGCAtcagcacttttttttctttcatttttgtttttttgtcacgTCCGCCATTGCACGTAACCGCCTAGATAACGGCGCACAAGCCAAAAACTCTGTTTACACCACGTCAACACTGTAAATAGTTTCTGAATATCTTCACGGGTTTTCCTaaacatctgttttcagtgatttaaaagTGTGGTTTGTAAAATGTCTTGAAAAATCTAAGTTTTAAAAAATACCCATGTATGTGTGGACGTGTTATTCTGCTGCACCATAAAAAAGGTTTTTAACCCATTTCCCAAACTGCAACTAAATTTAAAAATTAAGGGAACCAGAAATACTATATCTCCTTACACATTTTGTTTatcaagagaaaaatacaatcatgttaatatgtaaaaatataacaaagcgaaacacattaaatgttattttaagcaaatataaatagaaaactGCCTTCATGTCATGCAGATCtactggtttggtttggtttaggcatACATTATGATTTTTTTACTCTGAACGGTTGGAGGAGTTTTTGAGGATTCTGGAAATACCATCAACACAGAAATAACGAGCCGGGTTTCTCAAATATCAGCAGGCACGAAATCGGATGCTCAGCTCTGTGACTCGACTGTAATATAAGACAAACTGAGCCTAATCGTTTGTTGAGATTAGAAGTTGCACCACCCACTAATCTCTCCAGCAGGGGAAACACTGATCGCATAATTGTACAATAATTACCGTGTTGTCATATTTGTCACTTTAAACTTTCAACAGCTGGTGTAATGTTTCCGTCTGTGCTTTACTATTCAACcataaaacaaaatcaatgcTGACAACAGACTTGAGAGGGATTCTTTTGCCATTGtattatttaatttcattaatataatattgctttgaaatttgaaacagtatcacattttctttgacAAACCATACTCTGTCCACAAACATGGGCAAAGCATTGTATGCTggtacagttttttttttttctctcattttgttACATATCTCTTAACCCTTAATAATTCCCGGTTACTATCTCCAATAGACCTGAATCAATAGAAATGCTCATTAATGGTCTATATCATTAATGGTCTACAGTGCTCTAAACATTACAGTACCTACATGACAAGATCAGAAAGTCACATGGAGGCCAGGAAATAGACTTGACCTTTCCAACTTGACCTCTCTCAAGACAGGAGTGATTCATGGGTCCTGTTCGGCCAGTGACGTGGTACAACAGGTTACcttttgtcagtgtgttggGATTCATAATAGGGGCAGTGGAGGAGCAGGGGGTGTACAGAGTGAGATCTAAATGTCAGAGTAGCGCTGGTTCGGCCCTGCACGTTGCACGAGGCTTAcctctcgttctctctctctagcTCTTTCCACTGCTCTGCCCACTAACTcaacacacgcaaacacactcacatcgGCTGCTCCCCTTCAACTCACAGCTTGGTATCCGGAAACTTGAACGCTGGGGTGAGCTACACAAGGAAAACACCAATGTTAAAAAAGACCGGTACATGCACAGCCATATCATGCCACCAAAACTTGCTTTAAATAGCTGCTGCTCATTAAAGTGTAATGCTTTTACATTATGCATTCGTACTAGAGCAGGTTGTCTTGGTGACACACAAAATGGAAGAACATACGTGACAAAATTACGGAGGAATGACGACAATGGAAACGTGGAGGGATGGCGATGAACCGCTGTGTCGGTGTGTAACGAAGAGAGGGGACGTGAAAAGCAAATGGCAGATGAGCGAGAGGAGACGAGACACTGCTACAGTACATACAGAGACTGCTCAGGCCAAGTGCATCAaaggggacaaaacacaaaaaaacactgccAACATGCATCGCCAGTGGAAGCTAACAGTGAACAGTCAGAACAGAGTGGCAATGACAAAGCCACGGTACCGCACACAGACCAGCTACATCTTTAACAGTCAGTCTGCAGCCACGCTGTCTTCTGGAGAGGAGCTCAATATCTCACTtctcctgcagcacacagaAACAAGGACGGTGGACAGTGATGTAACGGTAACAGTCCAAACTCCcacgaggacagacagaaacaaggcATACAGCACGCACGGTAGGTAGTGCACACAGGGGACAACCCACAGATACGTGTCGACTCCACGACGAGCATTTTCAGTCACAGTGCAGGAGGGAAattcttacaaaaaaaaaactgtgtcaTGTTCTCAGCATAACAAATCCATTCGCATTAACACGACACCAGAGCGACACTTAGATTTGGCTCTTTTAATGTGGCGGAATTAAatcttttcactgctgtttattttcaagTGGCATACTTTGCATGTGCTGCACCTAATTCTAAGTTGGCGTGAAGCGGCACAGATACCTACCCATGTAATCACGATAATAAGATGCTATGTTGGGAAATGTGCGCCGAATTGTGCATTAATACACTCGAGTCAAATGAAATCGTGTCGAGGATGTTTTTGTTTAGATCACCAAAAATTGTGAAACCGATGTCAGTACACtcaatatgcttttttttttttgggtggtATTCTGTTTTTTGCCTCTGGCTGGATCAATGTCGGGATCCTTCGTGATCATCTCCCAAAGCGTGTCAGTCAGCCCCCCCCACCGTCTATCAAAAAGTATCACAAATGCACTAAATGTCCTAGTTGCACcgtaacaaaagaaaagaaggtaTTAAAAGGGATAGTGCCATGTTTtaacacagtgtttgtttttttaattgacaaGAAGAAGATGCTGTGATTTGCAGTCTCTCATTGCTACCATGAATGCTGAGAGACTGCAGACAGGGCAGTACAAGGCCAGAGCAAAGACTCATCTGGACAAAACTGTACCATCATAAGAGCGTCGTCATCGCAGCCAGCCGCAGTCAACTTAACACCAGGAAATCACaagtgttgtctttttttttaagtcttttaGAAGCAGGGGGGAGGCGTGCAGTTGTTGGGCGGGAGTATTCAGGAAGGTCGGGGGAAAAGTGGGGGCTTGATTATAGATAACCGAAATGAAGTAAGGCTGTTGTCCTCGGTCAAGCGAAGGAAAGCTgtcctccagtgtgtgtgtgcgagggcTCAGTTCTTGGTCCATTTGAGTTCAGACATCGGTGACAGATTCGTGACCGATCCATCGTATTATCATGAGTTTTGTACAAATgcgtagaaaaaaaaaaacaggttgtttgctgcatgttgctgttttgtcttttcattgatTAATTGTCCATCTTGCATCCCATGCTAGCAAAGCAGCCTCCTCATAGTGCCTCACAGTGGTAGATGCCTGGTAAGACAGGACAAGCtaaagatggagaaagaaaaaaataataactgtCTTGAGGGAAAACAACCAAACACTCAAATAATTCAAGAAATCAAGAATAAAAAgtgatgttgaaaaaaaaaaaaaaaaaactgaaaaaaaaaaaaatcatactttTATTTACAGACTCGGAATCTAAATCTTGGATCTGTGCAATATCAAAAGGGTCTGTGAACGGAAAAGTTCGCTTTCTGGTCAAACAGTTATGTGTAAGGTGAAAACGACGCTACCACCAGCAGCcggctaacttagcttagcataaagatgtggaaacagctagcctacaACAAGAACCTCTAAAGCTAACTAATTAATGCTATATCCATTTTGTTTAATCCGTactaaaaccaaaaaaactttttctttaaaaaaaaataaaaattagcatgcttgttttttctgtggaaaATCAGTTTTTAAATGGTTTGAAATGAGAAGAATATTAAACGGTAAAGCCTCTGGGAGCTTTTGGGGAAAtagcatttgtcatttttgcacttctgtttttgaatgtataaaacaaataagactTAACGTGCTAATCGTGAGTTCTGATGGTGCTCACAGATGGATTTTGTGAATTTTTGTCCTAGCCAGGCTAGCTTGTTCCCTGTTTCCACTCTTCATGCTAGGCTTAATtagcctgctgctggctgcagcttcacactgGCCCCTTTGGAATTACAAACAACTTAGTAGTTTACTCAATATAATACAAACTTAACCTTTCTGCTATGCCAAGCCAATGTGGAGTCTAGGTACAGAGCAACAAAAAAATGAGCATGCTTGTTTTGCCTGTGGAGAATCAATTTCAAAAAATGGCctgaaagaggaagaataataaaGATGCAACCTCTGGGAGCTATCGGGGATTTGGAGGCAGATGCAAgctgtcaggaggaggaggatgaggaggaagaggcagttTGGTTGAGAGAGCAGGGCCACTGTAAAATGACATCAGTCCAGGATCATCCGTTCCAGGGCTCCGCCattggctgcagcagcaacaggcgaGGGAGGCTGCCAGGGGTGTTGGGGGGGCACGGGGGAGCCGCAGGAGTGTTTGTCATGGTGGGTAAAAGAGGTTGGTGTGGGTCGCTGGGCAGGGCAAAGGAGGGTGCAGGAGTAGGCAGCCCTGAGGGATGCTATACCATCACAGTGAGAAGGCACGGGGCTcgcatgtatatatatatatatgtgtgtgtgtgtgtgtgtgtgtgtgtgtgtgtgtgtgtgtgtgtgtgtgtcagagagaaatTTAAGAACCGGATGCAGGGGGGAGAGGAAAGTACGAGGGGGTGCAGAGGGGCGGCTGTGGGGATCCGGCCTCAGAATATGGTGGTCTCGTACTTGGTGCTGACGGGGCGCCTGTTGGAGTCCCGCTGGTCCAAGAGCCAGGTGGTGCTGCCCAGGGACTGCATGTCTGCATCCATCTCCAGGGGGTCGATCTGccgaggggagggagggaggagggacgAGAGGAGGGCGTGAGACGGGCAGCAGTGGAGGCCATTGCGCCACACTGACAAGTCCTCAGCTCACACACGTGCATGTGGATTAGAGGTACAGTCCAGTGATCATGTTCTAATCACAGACACTCAGGACTCAATCCACAAC
This region includes:
- the LOC139329591 gene encoding T-complex protein 11-like protein 1, whose protein sequence is MPNQRDEAADDSPADLPCLEKLDSPTGSPPTASLSSLMELENCVSNLSLAHEIAVNRDFCFKPKSPPPDSLEGRVTQIVHRAFWDGLQEQLHSDPPNYNHAVILLQEVKTMLQSLLLPGHVRLRAQMDEVLDMELIQQEVDHGALDLHRLAGYVTSTMASLCAPVRDPEVRALRDLKDPVELLREMFRVLSLMKTDMVNFTIQSLRPHLLQQAVQYERAKFQQILDKQPASLDNTTTWLQAAASEEASAVRAQSGPDSRGPVSATAVLNRAYMRLLHWDPQDQKYPETALMDRARLDALGQRLQMLVLEASVLLLTNARCGGAVLPLQGFVGKLRQSVAAMLEGSHTREADLKGALLGLGETVLQQVTNALSGQGGAALPPESLDLLKGQISELWKQNNPVRTLIGERVQGFLQAMLQGGPAKRSPELPAPLGLVSAELVELGTAFGRIVHFNRTVFGPFYAPILRKLLFPPGEADAAEDSR